From Oreochromis niloticus isolate F11D_XX linkage group LG1, O_niloticus_UMD_NMBU, whole genome shotgun sequence, a single genomic window includes:
- the myom2b gene encoding myomesin-2 has translation MSAWIKRGSYNHEYHHKQSQYVVKEYSSSEAMEERYEHKTKTRIQEVVRTKLDDKYVREEPMIRGPKFLVRLRSHMVFENTPVKIVCTVEGFPMPVVKWYKDGMILDLSSGRYLVETKGGIHSLEIPRCSTDDTAQYTAMAVNLHGQASTQASIIVKRFKQEEESCSYAWLPYAASMLPKIHYTKIHITFLDTFGPVFATEGESATLSATMTLEPNLANLQPEAQWYRDDTRLFDSKWVKIETGRGFSKLTLPNLYKDDEGLYTLRMVTKGGTAEHSAFVSVADGPPPVPAAPGAPMDIEIHDANRDYVIVSWKPPNTTTEGPILGYFVDKCEVGTENWTQCNDHPIKICKYPVSGLFEGHSFYFRVRAVNSHGISKPSRMSDPITAMDPTEFERLHAKRLGGRLDIVSYYDEVEAEGKPPGVPSGINASETDRTYVVLSWKAPAYTSRAPMWYYIEKCMADSGAWQRVNTQVPIRSPRYAVFDLAEGKQYKFRVLSANIYGTSEPSEPTGPIQTQELKGVPSAPGQVIATRETDTSVLIQWAPPKEPNNLIGYYIDQCVQGSKNWTSANHKPHKNTRFVVSGLTTGETYVFRVQAINELGLSDESQESAPLTVKAALTTPSAPYDIALLYCDGHSMILNWKKPLRSGGAKIKEYYVDKRRSGTTMWREVHIPPFTERVYKVENLTEGAVYQFHVYAANLAGLGPASKHSEDFTCDPWTMPEPGPAYDLTFCEVRDNSLVVEWQKPVYTGSGPITGYHVEYAKKGTANWITANEKAASHRFLKVTGLEVGTTYVFRVRAVNAAGVGMASMASDPVTAKAVAGSQEVSCVVDEKSGDIVLSFESCQINEGSKFIWKKDYKEITDFSKGVVIKSEGTHSKLIFKNPDKEDFGTYSVSVTNTEGVSSSYTISNEELAKMLALSYDIRHPVIPLKSELAYKILERGRMRFWLQAEEISSNVTYKFFANNKELSGADPNKMGHDVATGIIEFIMDHFTEENEGTYTCQITDGGGKAQSSLVLIGDAFKAALAEADFQRREYIRVKEGPHFSEFLSLQIGDDCSVTLVCKVANLKKESVFHWFREDTEIIPDVKPDLGSGVCKLPIKEFSLKTAGIYKATISDDRGKDMSQINISGKVFDDAINKLSQLAGASAAELVINCTATGIQLQCHMKYYTSEMNITWYHGETKLSHSDKIVIGGTPTMATMEVVEPVEKDKGKYSIVITDPENSHKRTLDLSGDVYEKAFAEFQKLKAEAYAEKNRGKVVGGLPDVVTIMEKKTLSLTCTVCGDPKPQVSWLKNGSEVEPDDQYVVSLDQGRFASLTIKGVSMEDSGRYTMIVQNKYGGESVDIVVSVYRHGEKIPEAKPTLTPKTIIPPKLPIEIPQPKTQPAPSAAPSTPSPAAPKAALGRGVKSPTPSRRK, from the exons CTCTGAGGCGATGGAGGAAAGATAtgagcacaaaacaaaaacccgcATCCAGGAAGTG GTAAGAACAAAATTGGATGACAAATATGTGCGTGAGGAGCCCATGATCAGGGGACCAAAGTTCCTGGTCCGACTCAGATCCCACATGGTGTTTGAAAACACTCCAGTCAAAATCGTCTGTACTGTTGAGGGCTTCCCCATGCCGGTTGTAAAATG GTATAAAGATGGTATGATCCTGGACTTGTCTTCTGGAAGATATCTGGTTGAAACCAAAGGTGGAATCCACTCCCTGGAGATCCCAAG ATGCTCAACTGATGATACAGCTCAGTACACTGCTATGGCTGTAAACCTCCATGGACAAGCCTCCACTCAGGCCTCCATTATTGTGAAGA gaTTCAAGCAGGAGGAAGAGTCCTGTTCATATGCATGGCTGCCTTATGCAG CTTCTATGCTTCCAAAGATCCATTACACTAAAATCCACATTACTTTTCTGGATACGTTTGGACCGGTTTTCGCTACCGAGGGAGAATCTGCAACCCTTTCTGCTACCATGACCCTGGAGCCCAACCTGGCAAACCTACAGCCTGAGGCACAGTGGTACAGAGATG ACACTCGTCTGTTTGACTCTAAATGGGTGAAGATTGAAACTGGTAGAGGATTCAGCAAATTGACTCTTCCAAATCTCTACAAAGATGATGAGGGTCTCTATACCCTGCGCATGGTCACTAAAGGAGGCACCGCAGAACACAGCGCCTTTGTCTCGGTCGCAG ATGGTCCTCCTCCAGTCCCTGCTGCACCTGGTGCTCCTATGGACATTGAGATCCATGATGCCAATAGAGACTATGTCATTGTGTCATGGAAGCCTCCTAATACAACTACAGAGGGTCCAATCCTGGGATACTTTGTCGACAA ATGTGAGGTTGGAACTGAAAACTGGACCCAATGTAACGATCACCCCATAAAGATCTGTAAATATCCAGTGTCTGGGCTGTTTGAAGGCCACTCCTTCTACTTCAGAGTCAGAGCTGTTAACTCCCATGGAATCAGCAAACCTTCTCGTATGTCTGATCCCATCACTGCAATGGACCCCACTGAGTTTGAGAGGCTTCACG CCAAAAGGCTTGGAGGAAGACTGGATATCGTGTCTTACTATGACGAAGTTGAAG CTGAAGGAAAGCCTCCAGGTGTTCCATCAGGAATTAATGCCTCAGAAACAGATAGGACCTATGTTGTTTTGAGCTGGAAAGCTCCAGCGTACACCAGCAGGGCTCCCATGTGGTACTACATAGAAAAG TGCATGGCAGACAGTGGCGCATGGCAGCGCGTTAACACCCAGGTCCCTATTCGATCTCCTCGTTATGCTGTCTTTGACCTGGCAGAGGGAAAACAATATAAGTTCAGAGTTTTGTCTGCCAACATTTATGGGACCAGTGAGCCATCAGAGCCAACTGGACCTATTCAGACTCAGGAACTCAAAG GCGTACCATCCGCTCCTGGTCAGGTGATTGCGACAAGGGAAACAGACACCTCTGTCCTCATCCAATGGGCTCCTCCAAAGGAACCTAATAATTTGATTGGTTATTACATTGACCAGTGTGTGCAAGGATCCAAGAACTGGACCTCAGCCAATCACAAACCTCACAAGAACACCAG GTTTGTGGTTAGTGGTTTGACCACAGGAGAAACCTACGTGTTCCGTGTCCAGGCTATCAACGAGCTGGGTCTCAGTGATGAATCCCAGGAGTCTGCACCTTTGACTGTCAAGGCTGCCCTTA CCACCCCATCTGCTCCTTATGACATTGCACTGCTGTACTGCGACGGCCATTCAATGATTCTGAACTGGAAGAAGCCTCTTCGCTCTGGAGGAGCAAAGATCAAAGAGTATTATGTGGACAAAAGACGTAGTGGAACAACCATGTGGAGGGAGGTTCATATCCCACCATTCACAGAGAGAGTTTATAAG gTGGAGAACTTGACAGAGGGAGCAGTCTATCAGTTCCATGTTTATGCAGCCAACTTGGCTGGTCTTGGACCAGCGTCCAAACATTCAGAAGACTTTACATGTGATCCCTGGACAATGCCAGAACCTG GCCCAGCCTATGACCTGACCTTTTGTGAAGTGAGAGATAATTCATTGGTGGTTGAGTGGCAAAAGCCTGTCTACACTGGTTCTGGACCAATCACAGGTTACCATGTTGAGTATGCCAAGAAGGGCACTGCTAACTGGATCACAGCCAATGAAAAAGCTGCCAGTCACCGCTTCCTAAAG GTAACAGGTCTGGAGGTGGGCACTACCTATGTGTTCAGAGTGCGTGCAGTCAATGCTGCAGGAGTGGGTATGGCCTCAATGGCCTCTGACCCTGTGACTGCCAAGGCCGTGGCAG GTTCCCAGGAGGTGTCCTGTGTGGTGGATGAGAAGTCAGGTGACATTGTTCTGTCATTCGAGTCCTGCCAGATAAACGAAGGCTCCAAGTTCATCTGgaagaaagattataaagaaaTCACTGATTTCTCTAAAGGGGTAGTGATTAAATCCGAGGGCACCCA CTCTAAGCTGATCTTCAAAAACCCAGATAAGGAAGACTTTGGGACGTATTCTGTTTCTGTCACAAACACAGAGGGAGTGTCATCCAGCTACACAATCTCTAATGAAG AGTTGGCAAAGATGCTGGCGCTCAGTTATGATATCAGACACCCAG TCATCCCGCTGAAGTCTGAGTTGGCCTATAAGATTCTGGAGAGAGGCCGAATGAGGTTCTGGCTGCAGGCTGAGGAGATTTCTTCCAATGTCACCTACAAATTCTTCGCAAACAACAAGGAACTGTCTGGAGCTGAT CCCAACAAGATGGGTCATGACGTCGCTACAGGGATCATTGAATTCATCATGGATCATTTCACTGAGGAGAATGAGGGGACATATACCTGCCAGATCACAGATGGAGGAGGAAAGGCACAGAGCTCACTGGTTCTGATTGGAGATG CTTTCAAAGCAGCCCTGGCTGAGGCTGATTTCCAGAGGAGAGAGTACATCAGAGTCAAAGAGG GCCCCCACTTTAGTGAGTTTCTATCACTTCAGATTGGGGATGACTGCTCTGTCACTTTGGTCTGCAAG GTTGCTAACTTGAAGAAGGAATCAGTGTTTCACTGGTTTAGAGAAGACACGGAGATCATCCCGGATGTAAAACCTGACCTGGGATCAGGAGTCTGTAAACTGCCAATTAAAGAG TTTTCACTGAAGACAGCAGGAATTTACAAAGCCACCATCAGTGATGACAGAGGAAAAGATATGAGCCAAATAAACATTTCTGGAAAAG TCTTTGACGATGCCATAAACAAGCTCAGCCAACTGGCTG GAGCCAGTGCAGCAGAGCTTGTGATAAACTGCACAGCAACAGGCATTCAGCTGCAGTGTCACATGAAGTATTACACCTCAGAGATGAACATCACCTGGTATCATGG TGAGACTAAACTCTCCCACAGTGACAAGATTGTGATTGGTGGAACCCCGACTATGGCAACAATGGAG GTAGTTGAACCAGTGGAGAAGGACAAGGGCAAGTACTCCATCGTGATCACTGACCCTGAAAACTCACATAAACGCACACTGGACCTCAGCGGTGATG TATACGAGAAAGCCTTTGCAGAGTTCCAGAAACTAAA GGCTGAGGCATACGCTGAGAAGA ACCGTGGTAAGGTGGTGGGAGGACTGCCTGATGTGGTCACCATTATGGAAAAGAAG ACTTTGAGTTTAACATGTACAGTGTGTGGAGACCCCAAACCTCAGGTGTCATGGCTGAAGAACGGATCAGAAGTCGAGCCTGATGATCAG TATGTGGTCTCCCTGGACCAGGGCAGGTTTGCCAGTCTGACGATCAAAGGTGTTTCCATGGAGGATTCTGGCAGATATACCATGATTGTCCAGAACAAATATGGAGGAGAGTCTGTGGATATAGTG GTCAGTGTGTATCGCCATGGGGAGAAAATCCCTGAGGCAAAACCAACTCTGACCCCTAAAACAATCATCCCTCCTAAATTACCAATCGAGATCCCTCAGCCTAAGACCCAGCCTGCTCCGAGCGCTGCCCCTTCAACCCCTAGCCCTGCCGCTCCTAAGGCAGCACTGGGAAGAGGGGTGAAGAGTCCTACTCCAAGTCGGAGGAAGTGA